The following proteins are encoded in a genomic region of Chryseobacterium cucumeris:
- a CDS encoding type VI secretion system transmembrane protein TssO, with protein sequence MQGQITLSKKERHYQFFYLILMLVTAMLFLGVIFLKGFESPFSDEDVRGIQNLEQKAEFEQHQKVVLPIMDSTYTMITKLTDDGPQPFIENNIQLGVNDLNSYFNSTDVVDIRKDAYPQIAKFYKMYFDDKKVISTTSEDIKIFQKQVDECRIGFKDKQNKLYQREQDLKARMQ encoded by the coding sequence ATGCAAGGACAAATCACATTATCGAAGAAAGAGAGGCATTATCAGTTTTTTTATTTAATACTGATGCTGGTGACTGCCATGTTATTTTTAGGAGTGATCTTTCTGAAAGGATTTGAATCCCCTTTTTCTGATGAAGATGTAAGAGGTATTCAGAATCTTGAGCAGAAAGCCGAATTTGAACAACACCAGAAAGTTGTTCTTCCTATCATGGACAGTACCTACACCATGATCACCAAGCTTACTGATGACGGACCACAGCCTTTTATCGAAAATAATATCCAGCTGGGCGTTAACGACCTTAACAGCTATTTCAACAGTACCGATGTTGTGGATATCCGTAAAGATGCCTATCCGCAGATCGCGAAATTCTATAAAATGTATTTTGATGACAAAAAAGTCATTTCAACAACTTCTGAAGACATTAAAATTTTCCAGAAACAGGTGGATGAATGCAGAATCGGATTTAAAGATAAGCAGAATAAGCTTTATCAGCGCGAGCAGGATCTGAAAGCAAGAATGCAGTAA
- a CDS encoding PKD domain-containing protein, whose translation MNYFQKNKKNIIIGVIATLLIAALVALWLQKKVIHSADDIVGVVYPSSLAVGDTLLFEDKTQFAKTKRWNFGDGTTSDKNSGIHFYNKPGYYQVILIVDNKYTKSFPVMVSARSVQKPKDTATAKTTIEAVSQAMQNENVTFRAISDAKQFAWKFGESGNTDAKDKFTIYSYKKPGEYLVTLYTEQSQDPIYHRIKILPAYDALAEDEVSVEDSYAKVDNDFKYHLQQIANGNSFNMHYNYLLKTYLCNNENTVVKVNDSKVNNFYMYCAGLQFDKNTVIQTVKVNLDDTQNCVTKVDINQSK comes from the coding sequence ATGAATTATTTTCAAAAGAACAAGAAAAACATTATTATCGGTGTTATTGCAACTTTGCTGATCGCAGCATTGGTTGCTCTGTGGCTGCAGAAAAAGGTAATACATTCAGCAGATGATATTGTTGGGGTGGTTTATCCGTCTTCACTGGCGGTAGGAGACACGCTTTTATTCGAAGATAAAACCCAGTTTGCCAAAACCAAAAGATGGAATTTCGGAGATGGGACAACTTCAGATAAAAACAGTGGTATTCACTTCTATAATAAACCGGGATATTATCAGGTGATTTTGATCGTCGACAACAAGTACACGAAATCTTTCCCTGTAATGGTAAGCGCAAGAAGCGTTCAGAAACCAAAAGATACTGCAACGGCAAAAACAACTATCGAAGCCGTAAGTCAGGCAATGCAAAATGAAAATGTGACCTTCCGTGCTATTTCTGATGCAAAACAGTTTGCATGGAAATTCGGTGAGTCCGGAAATACAGATGCTAAGGACAAATTTACCATCTATTCCTATAAAAAACCTGGAGAGTATCTGGTGACTCTTTACACAGAACAAAGCCAGGATCCTATTTATCACCGTATTAAAATTCTTCCTGCTTATGATGCTCTTGCTGAAGATGAAGTTTCAGTGGAAGACTCTTATGCCAAAGTAGATAATGATTTTAAATATCACCTGCAGCAGATTGCCAACGGAAACAGTTTCAATATGCACTACAATTACCTGCTGAAAACCTATCTGTGTAACAATGAAAATACAGTGGTAAAAGTAAATGACAGCAAAGTGAATAACTTCTACATGTATTGTGCAGGCCTTCAGTTTGACAAGAATACAGTGATTCAGACGGTAAAAGTAAACCTGGACGACACACAGAACTGTGTAACTAAAGTAGATATTAATCAAAGCAAATAA
- a CDS encoding HU family DNA-binding protein, with protein sequence MTKAELVNTISNKLGTEKNETQKVVEAFMQEIRTSMYNGDNVYLRGFGSFIIKTRAAKTGRNISKNTAIEIPAHNIPAFKPSKSFVEKVKTKVAVK encoded by the coding sequence ATGACAAAGGCAGAATTGGTAAACACCATCTCAAATAAGTTGGGAACAGAAAAGAATGAAACACAGAAAGTTGTAGAAGCTTTTATGCAGGAGATCAGAACTTCTATGTATAATGGGGATAACGTTTATCTAAGAGGTTTTGGATCTTTTATCATTAAAACAAGAGCTGCTAAAACAGGAAGAAATATTTCTAAAAACACTGCAATTGAGATTCCTGCTCATAACATTCCTGCTTTCAAACCTTCAAAATCTTTTGTTGAGAAAGTAAAAACTAAAGTTGCAGTAAAATAA
- a CDS encoding ribonuclease E/G, whose amino-acid sequence MKKELIVSHEDDLTKIALLEDGRLCELHEQEDKSDFIVGDLFIGKVKKLAPNLNAAFVNIGYDKDAFLHYQDLGPQYLTYRKFLKDTISKKQSTSSLKNFEIQPEIDKNGTVDKVIAKDDLVLLQITKEPISTKGPRISTQISLTGRFLVLIPFDNKVSISKKIRSSEEKERLRTLIDSIKPEGFGVIIRTVAEGKKVADLHNDMNQLVQKWESTFKNIQRNKVPSKVLSEEDKASAILRDNFNQDFVNIICDDEQMVNEMKNYIEVIAPEKKNIVQFYDSHIPLLEYYNVEKQLKQSFGKHVNIPSSKGAYLVIEHTEALHVVDVNSGNNITTGAAVNKEHALKVNKMAATEIARQLRLRDMGGIIVIDFIDMPNSDHRRDLYEHLKEEMKRDKARHKILPPSKFGLIQITRQRNRPEKQIDTKEENPNKDGEIVAPIVIVERMGETLRNILQKEKGKIYLHVHPFVEAYLTKGIKSIQMKWFIKYKKWVTIVPRDSFKYLEYKIYNAKKEELIEFSN is encoded by the coding sequence ATGAAGAAAGAACTAATAGTTTCGCATGAAGATGATCTTACAAAGATTGCGCTGCTGGAAGACGGAAGACTATGTGAACTTCATGAGCAAGAAGACAAAAGCGATTTTATAGTTGGAGATCTGTTTATAGGAAAAGTAAAAAAACTTGCCCCAAACCTGAATGCAGCATTCGTCAATATCGGATATGACAAAGATGCATTTCTGCATTATCAGGATCTGGGACCTCAGTATCTTACGTACAGAAAGTTTTTAAAAGATACTATTTCTAAAAAACAAAGCACTTCGAGCTTAAAAAATTTCGAGATACAACCCGAAATAGACAAAAACGGAACGGTAGACAAAGTAATTGCCAAGGACGATCTTGTTCTGTTACAAATTACCAAAGAACCTATTTCTACCAAAGGTCCAAGAATTTCTACCCAGATTTCATTAACAGGACGTTTCCTGGTTTTAATTCCTTTTGACAATAAAGTTTCTATTTCCAAAAAAATCAGAAGCTCTGAGGAAAAAGAAAGACTGAGAACCCTTATCGACAGTATTAAGCCTGAAGGATTCGGAGTGATCATCAGAACAGTGGCAGAAGGAAAAAAAGTAGCCGACCTGCATAATGACATGAACCAGCTGGTTCAGAAATGGGAAAGTACTTTCAAAAACATCCAGAGAAATAAAGTTCCGTCTAAAGTTTTAAGCGAAGAAGACAAAGCTTCAGCTATTTTAAGAGACAATTTTAATCAGGACTTCGTCAATATCATTTGCGATGATGAGCAAATGGTGAACGAAATGAAAAATTACATTGAAGTAATTGCCCCTGAAAAGAAAAATATTGTCCAGTTTTATGATTCCCATATTCCACTTCTGGAATATTACAATGTTGAAAAACAGCTTAAACAGAGCTTCGGAAAACACGTCAACATTCCGAGTTCCAAAGGAGCCTATCTTGTTATTGAGCACACAGAAGCACTTCACGTAGTGGACGTCAACTCCGGAAACAATATTACAACCGGAGCAGCTGTCAACAAAGAGCATGCACTGAAAGTGAACAAAATGGCTGCTACAGAAATCGCAAGACAACTTCGCCTCCGCGATATGGGAGGGATCATCGTTATCGATTTCATAGATATGCCGAATTCTGATCACAGAAGAGATCTTTACGAGCATCTTAAAGAGGAAATGAAGCGCGACAAAGCACGCCACAAAATCCTTCCTCCAAGTAAATTTGGTCTGATCCAGATCACCAGACAGAGAAACCGTCCGGAAAAACAGATCGACACCAAAGAAGAAAACCCGAACAAAGACGGAGAAATTGTAGCTCCTATTGTTATCGTAGAAAGAATGGGTGAAACCTTAAGAAATATCCTGCAGAAAGAAAAAGGAAAAATCTACCTGCACGTACACCCATTTGTGGAAGCCTACCTTACAAAAGGCATTAAAAGTATCCAGATGAAATGGTTTATCAAATACAAAAAGTGGGTAACCATTGTTCCAAGGGATTCTTTTAAATATTTAGAATACAAAATCTACAATGCCAAAAAAGAAGAATTGATAGAATTCTCTAATTAA
- the tssO gene encoding type VI secretion system TssO yields MSSNREKKLNKSDVRTGIWKFIMSFVVLSVVSFACLFLFFKSYDIQREGISREAEAYKELMLRSDVLKDHIDDIYDKMNQLSINKVENEVFLRTSIMDNVRDAKNIMGKDSVQSFKHYAVLMKQIVPMMTLKAKIIEVEYQKKTVLRDLDECMGKIKVTNNELRKDPTRNFTGSRRRR; encoded by the coding sequence ATGTCTTCTAACAGGGAAAAAAAATTAAACAAATCTGACGTCAGAACGGGCATTTGGAAGTTTATTATGTCATTTGTCGTTTTGTCGGTTGTATCTTTTGCTTGCTTATTTCTCTTCTTTAAGAGTTATGATATACAGCGGGAAGGAATCAGCCGTGAAGCTGAAGCGTATAAAGAACTGATGCTTCGAAGTGACGTGCTTAAGGATCACATTGATGATATTTACGACAAAATGAACCAGCTTAGCATCAATAAGGTGGAGAATGAGGTATTTCTGAGAACCAGTATTATGGATAATGTGAGAGATGCCAAAAATATTATGGGTAAAGACAGTGTGCAGAGCTTTAAACATTATGCCGTACTGATGAAGCAGATTGTACCGATGATGACTTTAAAAGCAAAGATCATCGAAGTAGAGTATCAGAAAAAGACCGTTTTACGGGATCTTGATGAATGCATGGGCAAGATTAAAGTAACCAACAACGAACTTCGGAAAGACCCTACGAGAAATTTCACAGGAAGTAGAAGAAGAAGATAA
- a CDS encoding response regulator transcription factor translates to MSKILSNTVRFSIADSDFYFKKIMIKTLMENPFYMLLNDCNNGHELVNRIYRRQEDVFIIELFMPVLSGIEAIKYIRKNNTETPIITYSGTYQEDMAEILSKIPNIYYCQKKSTIIKDIIKGSIASDDFDYQAYSKEWEQQPLAVQEYMDRQKKGQEELSPSEIQLMRFCYEGFSNKEIAEKLNLSTRTIDTYINRLTEKLGLKTKLHLIRFCVENGYYNSSL, encoded by the coding sequence ATGAGTAAAATATTATCTAATACCGTACGTTTTTCCATTGCTGACAGTGATTTTTATTTTAAAAAAATAATGATCAAAACACTTATGGAAAATCCTTTCTATATGCTTCTGAATGATTGTAACAATGGGCATGAGCTGGTAAACAGAATCTACAGAAGACAGGAAGATGTGTTCATTATTGAACTCTTTATGCCGGTATTAAGTGGAATTGAAGCTATTAAGTATATCAGAAAAAACAATACTGAAACCCCTATTATTACGTATTCCGGCACTTATCAGGAAGATATGGCGGAAATCCTTTCAAAGATTCCCAATATCTATTACTGTCAGAAAAAAAGCACCATTATAAAGGATATTATTAAAGGAAGTATTGCGTCTGACGACTTCGACTATCAGGCTTATTCCAAAGAATGGGAACAGCAGCCGCTTGCCGTACAGGAATATATGGACAGGCAGAAAAAAGGACAGGAAGAACTTTCCCCATCTGAAATACAGCTCATGAGGTTCTGCTATGAAGGATTCAGCAATAAAGAAATTGCAGAAAAGCTCAATCTCAGTACCAGAACAATCGATACCTATATCAACAGACTTACTGAAAAGCTGGGATTGAAAACCAAACTTCATCTTATCCGCTTCTGCGTAGAAAACGGATATTATAATTCCAGTTTATAA
- the tssD gene encoding type VI secretion system tube protein TssD, which translates to MAERNSRGILKFNNGEGQKLLKMNYSVSRSTDVSGRVASDPSNALIKVTVEATEKSDILESLLNGKYKPTVGEITFNKSHEEGTLITLKWQNGYVIQHQVDFDAIDSNSMLISFVISAETIDYGTSQYAGLWPSS; encoded by the coding sequence ATGGCCGAAAGAAATTCAAGAGGAATCTTAAAATTCAATAATGGAGAAGGGCAAAAGCTGTTAAAAATGAATTACAGCGTTTCCAGATCTACAGATGTTTCAGGACGTGTAGCATCAGATCCTTCCAACGCATTAATCAAGGTTACAGTAGAAGCTACTGAAAAATCAGATATCCTTGAAAGCTTGCTGAACGGTAAATATAAGCCGACTGTAGGAGAGATTACTTTTAACAAATCTCACGAAGAAGGAACATTGATTACACTGAAATGGCAGAACGGATATGTAATCCAGCATCAGGTAGATTTCGACGCCATCGACAGCAACAGTATGCTGATCAGCTTCGTAATCAGTGCTGAAACAATAGACTATGGTACTTCTCAATACGCTGGGCTATGGCCATCCAGCTAA
- a CDS encoding type VI secretion system Vgr family protein, with protein sequence MKTESKTKGSSFRPSQNADGISANHHAGINRLVKLSLVVEGKIIKYYKHFTLKQKAGHHHEFNLILAHDALGDRQSHTLEEANKFLGKRLTAVISYKDIEKSPERNFVGVITKVGFSQEKMSLGNIVLSGYSPTILLDGAPHIQSFGGSQPVNMGIIAKEVIQQGIDKERFDIRVDTNDYSQIIYSSQYNETHYNYLSRMAEAYGEQFYYDGEVLHFGKLPPQNKPIKLLYGSNADHIRVELKAVHTKPQYYGYNSSKHEKLTSGETPVDHLSDLARTAYSHNNKIYKTPALQVAPIKATTHLDVEHSQRSASGSEAVNVFSVSGSTTVPFLHPGCIADIHMRKPDSSETSYFTKVMVTEAVHEIDTIGHYTGTFESIAADTGFLPKPEFTVPAAQPQIATVISNTDPEGQGRVQVRFDWQMNDTTHFVRVMSPDAGGTDQITQNRGYVAIPEVGDQVMVNFVHSHPDRPFVMGGMFHGGIGLGGGAENRVKSIQTRSGHRIVFTEDESIIITDKSGNEIHLDTTGSNINITAPETMTLNCKNMNINVGENMTTTVGMNKSDSIGLNNTETVGAMKLTSVIGNVSTFITGKLTEIIEGDVYSETKKERNEISEKEINITSNASINKHAQQEVQNNSGERSKAY encoded by the coding sequence ATGAAAACCGAATCAAAGACCAAAGGATCTTCTTTCCGTCCATCTCAGAATGCGGACGGGATATCCGCGAATCATCACGCAGGGATCAACCGGCTGGTCAAATTATCACTGGTTGTAGAAGGTAAAATTATTAAGTACTATAAGCATTTCACTCTTAAACAGAAAGCGGGTCACCATCACGAATTCAACCTTATTCTCGCTCACGATGCATTGGGAGACCGGCAGAGCCATACCCTTGAGGAAGCCAATAAATTTCTGGGAAAACGTCTTACAGCTGTTATTTCCTACAAAGATATTGAGAAAAGTCCGGAAAGGAATTTTGTTGGGGTTATTACCAAAGTAGGATTCAGTCAGGAAAAAATGAGTCTGGGAAATATTGTGCTTTCCGGATACAGCCCGACGATCCTGCTGGACGGTGCTCCGCATATCCAGAGCTTTGGCGGCAGCCAGCCCGTTAATATGGGAATCATAGCCAAAGAAGTAATACAGCAGGGAATAGATAAAGAACGGTTTGATATAAGAGTCGATACCAATGATTATTCCCAGATCATTTACAGCAGCCAGTATAACGAAACCCATTATAATTATCTGTCGAGAATGGCAGAAGCTTATGGAGAACAATTTTACTATGATGGCGAAGTTTTGCATTTTGGAAAGCTTCCTCCACAAAATAAACCTATAAAATTATTATATGGGAGCAATGCGGATCATATCAGGGTAGAACTAAAAGCGGTTCATACAAAACCTCAGTATTATGGCTATAACAGCAGTAAACATGAAAAACTGACTTCCGGGGAAACTCCGGTTGACCATTTAAGTGATCTGGCCCGTACAGCATATAGCCATAACAATAAAATATATAAAACTCCGGCACTGCAGGTTGCACCTATTAAAGCAACAACACACCTGGATGTGGAGCATTCTCAAAGAAGCGCGTCAGGAAGTGAAGCGGTTAATGTATTTTCGGTTTCCGGATCTACAACCGTTCCTTTTTTGCATCCCGGATGTATTGCTGATATTCATATGAGAAAACCGGACAGCAGTGAAACATCTTATTTTACGAAGGTTATGGTGACAGAAGCCGTTCATGAAATTGATACGATCGGACATTACACAGGAACTTTCGAATCCATTGCAGCAGACACGGGTTTTCTGCCCAAACCGGAATTTACGGTACCGGCTGCTCAGCCACAGATTGCAACGGTAATTTCCAATACTGATCCGGAAGGACAGGGAAGAGTTCAGGTAAGATTCGACTGGCAGATGAATGATACCACTCACTTTGTAAGAGTAATGAGCCCCGATGCAGGAGGAACCGATCAGATCACTCAAAATCGTGGTTATGTAGCTATTCCCGAGGTAGGCGATCAGGTGATGGTTAATTTCGTACACAGTCATCCGGACAGACCATTTGTAATGGGAGGAATGTTTCATGGCGGAATAGGCCTTGGTGGAGGAGCTGAAAACCGTGTGAAATCTATTCAGACAAGAAGCGGCCACAGAATCGTTTTCACAGAAGATGAAAGTATCATTATTACAGACAAAAGCGGCAATGAGATCCATCTGGATACGACGGGCAGTAATATCAATATCACGGCACCGGAAACCATGACCCTGAACTGTAAGAATATGAATATTAATGTAGGAGAGAATATGACGACGACGGTGGGAATGAATAAGTCTGATAGTATCGGATTAAATAATACTGAGACTGTAGGCGCTATGAAACTTACTTCGGTTATAGGAAATGTAAGTACATTCATTACGGGTAAACTTACTGAAATTATTGAAGGAGATGTATACAGCGAAACAAAGAAGGAAAGAAATGAAATTTCTGAAAAAGAAATTAACATTACCTCCAATGCTTCCATCAATAAACACGCCCAGCAAGAAGTACAAAACAACAGCGGAGAAAGATCTAAAGCCTATTAA
- a CDS encoding OsmC family protein has protein sequence MKNHHYKITIQWTGNQGTGTSGYRDYGRSHTISAENKVVIEGSSDPAFRGDRTKYNPEEMFLSSLSSCHMLWYLHFCSEAGIIVTDYTDEATGIMAETAGGSGHFTEVTLHPKVTVAAESMKEKAEQLHHKANEYCFIANSVNFPVQHLPVISVK, from the coding sequence ATGAAAAATCACCATTACAAAATTACCATCCAGTGGACGGGAAACCAGGGAACAGGAACCAGCGGTTACAGAGATTACGGGAGAAGCCATACTATTTCAGCAGAGAATAAAGTTGTGATTGAAGGATCATCTGATCCGGCATTCCGTGGCGACCGGACGAAATATAATCCTGAAGAAATGTTTTTATCTTCACTTTCTTCCTGTCACATGCTTTGGTACCTTCATTTCTGTTCTGAAGCAGGCATTATTGTTACAGATTACACTGACGAAGCAACGGGCATCATGGCAGAGACAGCCGGTGGCAGCGGCCACTTCACAGAAGTAACTTTGCATCCTAAGGTAACTGTTGCAGCAGAATCCATGAAAGAAAAAGCAGAACAGCTTCATCATAAAGCCAACGAATATTGTTTCATTGCCAATTCCGTCAATTTTCCGGTACAACATCTCCCTGTTATTTCAGTTAAATAA
- the tssR gene encoding type VI secretion system protein TssR domain-containing protein, with protein MKNKFPLAAYYIGLTVLLTSCQVKLPSKKTPEPSQYGQVDASPVVNGYPKKSVPWIVISDRSRNTAYLDKDDEKSYKEVKFLEPLMVLKHRDGMVKVAEYVPDALMKKVSSKSIKTYGWIQESDLLLWNNALKSEKTGYPVRVAVVPNNSEVIRNAERYYKNDSIMVFNSPSLIETANVKIPNGQIVYVYKMAENNKRFLVGKKPSVDMDSINKGLYGWVSSNVISTWGERSAIRLKNTTGITDTTLGIHEGYPGGSASDASNKTAILLTDVNKRTQLENIFPVNLPLEEAPTPDTKTKYFTNILDYSKNFVSNVLGEPIYFDRYREITEKDKNINIVFALDVSAGNAPYAPIVKSLLQDLQLRFEKPSYFSNVKYGAVLYKNNPCGDNVSVSSLSTDYSKISSFIDQKTNEMNCASNSGYQPVGEALTAAGNLLSNVPDETNIVVTVGTSANQSGNMYSVISSLTQAQARLIMFQTSARSSDTYNDFVLMAENVVTNTAKNIAELKKQKIINQNDVLTKNNFSLVEGDTGFFSLAYPKQSMSQGFVIFPKKGDITTPGFLKKSVDSLIAQVTLDNQTIDKSLNEYFHSSVGAGRTDVDLKYKYLYPGLTNPVSAGIAAQLINYGSPFLVKGYIPKDLKDFTPAIEKGILISESEYDNLKAFYTEVYRNTQADRADFNQGRAIKEYVKLLKKYNPTIKFLDKGALYELPMSYAIGMSTGFDLSEEELMAKYKLKGWKKSKVVPSETVKNYFQHYKNLADRMLANRNNPAVKIQQNGQTFYWLNEYFTPSRIPTEQPEYTKH; from the coding sequence ATGAAAAATAAATTTCCTCTAGCAGCATATTATATAGGGTTAACAGTATTATTGACGAGTTGTCAGGTAAAACTGCCGTCAAAGAAAACCCCGGAGCCTTCACAGTATGGGCAGGTGGATGCATCCCCTGTCGTTAACGGATATCCGAAAAAGTCAGTGCCATGGATCGTTATTTCAGACCGGTCAAGAAATACGGCTTATCTGGATAAAGATGATGAGAAGTCTTACAAAGAAGTAAAATTCCTTGAACCTTTAATGGTTTTAAAACATAGAGACGGAATGGTAAAAGTAGCGGAATATGTTCCGGATGCTTTAATGAAGAAAGTTTCGTCAAAATCGATCAAAACATATGGCTGGATTCAGGAGTCTGATCTCCTTCTCTGGAATAACGCTTTAAAAAGTGAAAAGACAGGTTATCCTGTAAGAGTGGCAGTAGTACCTAATAACAGCGAAGTCATCAGAAATGCTGAAAGATACTATAAAAACGACTCTATTATGGTGTTCAACTCACCAAGCCTTATTGAAACAGCCAATGTAAAAATTCCTAACGGACAAATTGTATATGTGTACAAGATGGCCGAAAATAACAAACGTTTTCTGGTAGGTAAAAAACCGTCTGTTGATATGGACAGTATCAATAAAGGACTTTACGGGTGGGTAAGCTCCAATGTAATCTCCACCTGGGGAGAACGTTCCGCTATCAGACTTAAAAATACAACAGGAATTACCGATACAACGCTGGGAATTCATGAAGGGTATCCGGGTGGATCAGCATCGGATGCGTCCAACAAAACAGCTATTCTTCTTACCGATGTGAATAAGAGAACACAGCTGGAAAATATCTTTCCGGTAAATCTTCCTTTAGAAGAAGCTCCGACTCCTGATACCAAGACAAAATATTTCACCAATATTTTAGATTACAGCAAGAATTTCGTATCCAATGTACTGGGTGAACCGATTTATTTCGACCGTTACAGAGAGATCACGGAAAAAGATAAAAACATCAATATTGTCTTTGCATTAGATGTAAGTGCCGGTAATGCGCCTTATGCACCTATTGTAAAATCATTATTACAGGATCTTCAGCTTAGGTTTGAAAAACCTTCTTATTTTAGCAATGTTAAATATGGAGCGGTTTTATACAAGAACAATCCTTGCGGAGATAATGTTTCTGTCTCCAGCTTAAGTACAGATTACAGTAAGATTTCATCATTTATTGATCAGAAAACGAATGAAATGAACTGTGCCAGCAATAGCGGCTATCAGCCGGTAGGAGAAGCTCTTACGGCAGCAGGAAACCTTCTTTCCAATGTTCCTGATGAAACCAATATCGTTGTTACTGTAGGAACTTCTGCCAACCAAAGCGGAAATATGTACAGTGTAATCAGTTCTCTTACCCAGGCTCAGGCAAGACTGATCATGTTCCAGACCAGTGCAAGATCATCAGATACCTACAATGATTTTGTATTGATGGCGGAAAATGTGGTTACCAATACAGCCAAAAATATTGCTGAACTTAAAAAACAAAAGATCATCAACCAAAATGATGTGCTTACCAAGAATAATTTCAGCCTTGTGGAAGGAGATACAGGATTCTTCTCTTTAGCTTACCCTAAACAGAGTATGTCTCAGGGATTCGTTATTTTCCCTAAGAAAGGAGACATTACGACTCCGGGATTCCTGAAAAAATCTGTTGACAGCCTTATTGCACAGGTTACTCTGGATAATCAGACTATTGATAAATCTCTTAATGAATATTTCCATTCATCCGTAGGAGCAGGTAGAACAGATGTGGATTTAAAATATAAATACCTGTATCCGGGACTTACCAATCCGGTTTCTGCAGGAATTGCCGCACAGCTGATCAACTATGGAAGCCCATTCCTTGTAAAAGGATATATTCCAAAAGATCTGAAAGATTTTACTCCGGCAATAGAAAAGGGAATCCTTATTTCTGAATCGGAATATGATAACTTAAAAGCTTTCTACACGGAAGTATACAGAAATACTCAGGCAGATCGTGCAGATTTTAATCAGGGAAGAGCCATTAAAGAATATGTTAAATTACTGAAGAAGTACAATCCTACGATAAAATTCTTGGATAAAGGAGCGCTTTATGAGCTGCCAATGTCTTATGCGATCGGAATGAGTACCGGATTTGATCTTTCTGAAGAAGAATTGATGGCTAAATATAAGCTGAAAGGTTGGAAAAAATCAAAAGTCGTTCCTAGTGAAACGGTAAAAAATTATTTCCAGCACTATAAAAACTTAGCGGACAGAATGCTTGCCAACAGAAACAACCCTGCTGTAAAAATTCAGCAGAACGGACAAACTTTCTACTGGCTTAATGAGTACTTTACTCCATCCAGAATTCCAACAGAACAACCGGAATACACAAAGCATTAA
- a CDS encoding PepSY domain-containing protein has translation MNKIIILVGLGLFTQFQSQELQKTMIPKISNKFEKFDIDKFSKSTKKETDVVREFLPNGNYIEMSMANSGKYYTESYKDSYFMISKSYYTSGNIKDKGIMFNVPWGAPFQKGIWYGFDENGKLIKEIDYDKPYKYTFEDILKFCEKEAIPITKGPVLQSTGFHTIISRRIENEKPIWEIEWLKKSNRVENIILDGISGKVISRRESEFINN, from the coding sequence GTGAATAAAATAATAATATTAGTTGGGTTGGGTCTTTTTACTCAATTTCAATCTCAGGAATTACAAAAGACAATGATCCCTAAAATTAGTAACAAATTTGAAAAGTTTGATATAGATAAATTTAGTAAATCAACAAAAAAAGAAACTGATGTTGTAAGAGAGTTTCTGCCCAATGGAAACTATATTGAAATGAGTATGGCAAACTCTGGTAAATATTATACCGAATCATATAAAGATTCCTATTTTATGATATCTAAATCTTATTACACCAGTGGAAATATAAAAGATAAAGGTATCATGTTTAATGTTCCTTGGGGAGCTCCTTTTCAAAAAGGAATTTGGTATGGTTTTGATGAAAATGGAAAGCTGATTAAAGAGATTGATTATGATAAGCCTTACAAATATACATTTGAAGATATTTTAAAATTCTGTGAAAAAGAAGCTATTCCCATTACAAAAGGTCCGGTATTACAAAGTACAGGTTTTCATACTATAATTTCAAGAAGAATAGAAAATGAAAAACCTATTTGGGAAATAGAATGGTTAAAGAAGTCGAATCGTGTTGAAAATATAATTTTGGATGGTATTTCCGGTAAAGTAATTTCAAGAAGAGAGTCAGAATTTATAAACAATTGA